The proteins below are encoded in one region of Streptomyces sp. NBC_00490:
- a CDS encoding SAM-dependent methyltransferase, whose product MPADGRPTDRIDTETAHAARIYDYILGGKDHYPADREAGDAMCREWPALPVHMRANRDWMHRAVRWLAAEAGIRQFLDIGSGIPTSPNIHEIAQSAAPDARVVYVDNDPLVLALSAGLLNSTPQGRTAYVEADMRDPAAILGSPQFRETLDLGEPVALTVIAIVHFMLDEHDAVGIVRRLLEPLPTGSYLAMSIGTAEFAPEEVGRVAREYAARDMPMRLRTHPEAAEFFAGLDLVAPGIVQVHKWHPDGTDTRPIRDEDIAMYGAVGRTP is encoded by the coding sequence TTGCCCGCCGACGGACGGCCCACCGACCGCATCGACACCGAGACCGCGCACGCCGCTCGGATCTACGACTACATCCTCGGCGGCAAGGACCACTACCCCGCCGACCGCGAGGCCGGCGACGCCATGTGCCGCGAGTGGCCCGCGCTGCCCGTGCACATGCGCGCCAACCGCGACTGGATGCACCGGGCCGTGCGATGGCTCGCCGCGGAGGCGGGGATACGGCAGTTCCTGGACATCGGCTCCGGCATCCCCACCTCGCCGAACATCCATGAGATCGCCCAGTCGGCGGCCCCGGACGCACGCGTCGTCTACGTCGACAACGACCCCCTGGTCCTCGCGCTCTCCGCGGGTCTGCTGAACAGCACACCGCAGGGCAGGACGGCGTACGTCGAGGCGGACATGCGCGACCCGGCGGCCATTCTCGGCTCCCCCCAGTTCCGCGAGACCCTCGACCTCGGCGAGCCGGTAGCGCTGACGGTCATCGCGATCGTCCACTTCATGCTGGACGAGCACGACGCCGTGGGCATCGTCCGCCGGCTCCTCGAACCGCTGCCCACCGGCAGCTACCTGGCGATGTCCATCGGCACCGCCGAGTTCGCCCCCGAGGAGGTCGGCCGCGTCGCCCGCGAGTACGCGGCCCGCGACATGCCGATGCGGCTGCGCACCCACCCCGAGGCCGCCGAGTTCTTCGCGGGCCTCGACCTCGTCGCCCCCGGGATCGTCCAGGTCCACAAGTGGCACCCGGACGGCACGGACACGCGGCCGATCCGGGACGAGGACATCGCGATGTACGGGGCGGTGGGCCGCACGCCATGA
- a CDS encoding substrate-binding domain-containing protein: MNTPPPPPVSPRRVAALATAVCLLAAGCSASGDTSDSATSAGKAGGAGLRIALITHAPDGDTFWDLVQKGAETAAAKDGIELTYAGDPDAAGQAELVRDAVREKVDGIAVTLAKPQAMRGPVAAAKAAGIPVVGLNSGIDSWQSGGLLEFFGQDESVAGQAVGDKLDDLHARHALCVIHERGNVALEARCAGVKKTFGGETENLYVEGTDTKAVAAAITAQLRQDPTVDEVVTNGAQFALTAVASVKDAGSKARVATFDLNKDLVKAVESGAVEFAVDQQPYLQGYLAVDSLWLYRTNGNVSGGGVAPVLTGPAFVTKANVDAVARFAANGTR; encoded by the coding sequence ATGAACACTCCTCCCCCACCTCCCGTCTCCCCCAGACGCGTTGCCGCCCTGGCCACCGCCGTCTGTCTGCTCGCGGCCGGCTGCTCCGCATCCGGTGACACGTCGGACTCCGCCACCTCCGCCGGCAAGGCGGGCGGAGCCGGGCTCAGGATCGCCCTGATCACGCACGCCCCCGACGGCGACACCTTCTGGGACCTGGTGCAGAAGGGCGCCGAGACGGCCGCCGCCAAGGACGGCATCGAGCTGACCTACGCCGGCGACCCCGACGCCGCCGGACAGGCCGAGCTGGTGCGTGACGCGGTCCGCGAGAAGGTGGACGGCATCGCGGTGACCCTCGCCAAACCACAGGCGATGCGCGGACCCGTCGCCGCCGCCAAGGCCGCCGGTATCCCCGTGGTCGGCCTCAACTCCGGTATCGACTCATGGCAGTCCGGCGGGCTGCTGGAGTTCTTCGGCCAGGACGAGAGCGTGGCCGGTCAGGCCGTCGGCGACAAGCTGGACGACCTCCACGCCCGCCACGCGCTCTGTGTGATCCACGAGCGCGGCAACGTCGCCCTGGAGGCCCGCTGCGCCGGGGTGAAGAAGACCTTCGGCGGCGAGACGGAGAACCTCTATGTGGAGGGCACCGACACCAAGGCCGTCGCCGCCGCCATCACGGCCCAGCTGCGGCAGGACCCGACGGTCGACGAAGTCGTCACGAACGGCGCGCAGTTCGCGCTCACCGCGGTCGCGTCGGTGAAGGACGCGGGCAGCAAGGCACGCGTCGCCACGTTCGATCTCAACAAGGACCTGGTGAAGGCGGTCGAGAGCGGTGCCGTGGAGTTCGCCGTGGACCAGCAGCCCTACCTTCAGGGGTACCTCGCGGTCGACTCGCTGTGGCTGTACCGGACCAACGGCAACGTCAGCGGCGGCGGGGTGGCCCCCGTCCTCACCGGTCCGGCGTTCGTGACGAAGGCGAACGTGGACGCGGTGGCGAGGTTCGCGGCCAACGGCACACGCTGA